Proteins found in one Pelmatolapia mariae isolate MD_Pm_ZW linkage group LG7, Pm_UMD_F_2, whole genome shotgun sequence genomic segment:
- the fezf1 gene encoding fez family zinc finger protein 1, producing the protein MDGPLRRPAGILGSPTASGSQPAGSEMLTSGGSSKPLAFSIDRIMARTPEPKSIPLPNWFQSAPVGKPEAYPSSLHCMIPLVPLGYEPGHRLSITGLDPGHLDASSLPAPAEFWGFGLNYKNQQEDTAVSQTTGQYKLFRPRVVNQSSFPTMGTVCYLNCSGDSGACPPPAGLVNLHPMASYLFTARHKAFMAEKSKPGMQQAAERYAGSGVQAFKDLSPNQIHYIKQRDQILSDKIFKGSATAAAASARLSGSCPGSKPKVFTCEVCGKVFNAHYNLTRHMPVHTGARPFVCKVCGKGFRQASTLCRHKIIHTQEKPHKCNQCGKAFNRSSTLNTHTRIHAGYKPFVCEFCGKGFHQKGNYKNHKLTHSGEKQFKCSICSKAFHQVYNLTFHMHTHNDKKPFTCPTCGKGFCRNFDLKKHVRKLHDPAGAQSPPQM; encoded by the exons ATGGACGGTCCTCTCCGCCGCCCAGCAGGGATCCTTGGCTCCCCCACGGCTTCAGGGAGCCAACCTGCGGGCTCAGAAATGCTCACCTCCGGCGGCAGCAGCAAGCCTCTCGCTTTCTCCATCGACCGGATTATGGCCAGGACACCCGAGCCCAAGTCAATACCGCTCCCCAACTGGTTTCAGTCCGCTCCAGTGGGGAAACCCGAAGCATATCCGTCCTCGCTGCATTGCATGATCCCGCTGGTACCGCTCGGCTATGAGCCGGGACACCGGCTCAGTATCACAGGGCTGGATCCGGGCCACTTAGACGCGTCTTCTCTCCCGGCTCCCGCAGAATTTTGGGGGTTTGGGCTAAACTATAAAAATCAACAAGAAGACACTGCTGTCAGCCAAACCACTGGGCAGTACAAACTCTTCAGACCCAGGGTGGTAAACCAGTCCTCCTTTCCCACGATGGGCACTGTTTGCTACCTGAATTGCAGCGGGGATTCCGGAGCGTGTCCACCGCCGGCTGGCCTGGTGAACCTGCACCCTATGGCCTCGTACCTGTTCACTGCCCGACATAAAGCCTTCATGGCAGAGAAGAGCAAGCCCGGCATGCAACAGGCCGCGGAGCGGTACGCGGGTTCCGGCGTGCAGGCCTTCAAGGATCTATCTCCGAACCAGATTCACTACATAAAGCAGAGGGACCAGATCCTGAGTGACAAGATTTTCAAGGGCTCCGCGACAGCTGCAGCGGCAAGCGCCAGGCTCAGCGGCTCCTGTCCCGGTAGCAAGCCCAAAGTTTTTACCTGTGAGGTTTGCGGTAAG GTCTTTAACGCGCACTACAACCTGACCCGCCACATGCCCGTACACACAGGCGCTCGACCATTCGTGTGCAAAGTTTGCGGGAAGGGATTCCGACAGGCCAGCACGCTGTGCCGGCACAAAATCATCCACACTCAG GAAAAGCCTCACAAGTGTAACCAGTGCGGAAAAGCCTTTAACAGGAGTTCAACCCtcaacacgcacacacgcatcCATGCAGGATACAAACCATTCGTGTGCGAGTTCTGTGGGAAGGGATTTCACCAAAAAG GAAACTACAAAAACCACAAGCTGACACACAGTGGCGAGAAGCAGTTCAAGTGCTCCATCTGCAGCAAGGCATTTCATcaggtgtacaacctcaccttCCACATGCACACCCACAACGATAAGAAACCCTTCACCTGCCCAACCTGTGGCAAGGGCTTCTGCAGGAACTTTGACCTGAAGAAACACGTCAGAAAGCTACATGACCCAGCCGGCGCACAGTCTCCCCCACAGATGTAA